The following proteins are co-located in the Mesorhizobium sp. M1E.F.Ca.ET.045.02.1.1 genome:
- a CDS encoding TetR family transcriptional regulator, whose protein sequence is MSEAANIVADPARQENVTRILDCAERLFRHYGYGKTNVADIARELGMSPANIYRFFASKVEIHQAVCGRMLGASYAMAYEISRLPLSAEERLRRYVHAQYKMTLEVMLDDQKVHEMVIVALERDWGVIDKHVDRIHDLFAEVIREGIEAGEFRKQDPVIASRCFGASTVILCHPQMVAQCLAKTNRAMPDDLIDYAIRALK, encoded by the coding sequence ATGTCCGAAGCTGCCAACATCGTGGCCGACCCCGCCAGACAGGAGAATGTGACGCGCATTCTCGACTGCGCCGAGCGTCTGTTCAGGCACTATGGCTACGGCAAGACTAACGTCGCCGACATTGCCCGCGAGCTCGGCATGTCGCCGGCCAACATCTACCGCTTCTTCGCCTCGAAGGTCGAAATCCACCAGGCCGTCTGCGGCCGCATGCTCGGCGCCAGCTATGCGATGGCCTACGAGATTTCGCGCCTGCCGCTCAGCGCCGAGGAGCGGCTGCGCCGCTACGTGCATGCCCAGTACAAGATGACGCTCGAGGTCATGCTCGATGACCAGAAGGTGCATGAGATGGTCATCGTCGCGCTGGAGCGCGACTGGGGTGTTATCGACAAGCATGTCGACCGCATCCACGACCTGTTCGCCGAGGTGATCCGCGAGGGCATCGAGGCCGGTGAGTTCAGGAAGCAGGATCCGGTGATCGCCTCGCGCTGCTTCGGCGCCTCCACCGTCATCCTGTGCCATCCGCAGATGGTCGCGCAGTGCCTTGCCAAGACCAACCGGGCGATGCCCGACGACCTCATCGACTACGCAATCAGAGCCTTGAAATAG
- a CDS encoding sarcosine oxidase subunit delta, which produces MRIVCPFCGERELGEFTYLGDAKPERPAAGAGEDAVYDYVYLRDNIAGVMSEHWYHGGGCRAWLKVTRNTLTHEISAVEPAAGAGARQVAK; this is translated from the coding sequence ATGCGGATAGTCTGTCCCTTCTGCGGCGAACGCGAACTCGGCGAGTTCACCTATCTCGGCGACGCCAAGCCGGAACGGCCGGCGGCCGGTGCCGGCGAGGACGCCGTCTACGACTATGTCTACCTGCGCGACAACATCGCCGGCGTGATGAGCGAGCACTGGTACCATGGCGGCGGCTGCCGGGCCTGGCTGAAGGTCACCCGCAACACGCTAACGCATGAGATTTCGGCCGTAGAGCCGGCGGCGGGCGCTGGGGCTAGGCAGGTTGCGAAATGA
- a CDS encoding sarcosine oxidase subunit gamma family protein, translating into MAEFSWDVRSPLDRALVASSYGAQGEAGVSLTEIRDFGLVQVMARRGRTGEMTKAAKAHFGVAAPETPRAVDAAHATLIWSGPDQFLVLSKGGKHTMEMLAPVFAGSASLSDQSHARALISISGEKARALLAKLSSIDLHPAAFPVGAAAATSVDHTSVTLWRGKDRDDGQAVFNLLIFATFAESLWHTMLDAAAEYGVAIAHSEDLG; encoded by the coding sequence GTGGCTGAGTTTTCCTGGGATGTCCGCAGCCCGCTCGACCGCGCGCTTGTCGCCAGCTCTTATGGCGCGCAGGGCGAAGCCGGCGTGTCGCTGACCGAGATCCGCGATTTCGGCCTCGTGCAGGTGATGGCGCGGCGCGGCAGGACGGGCGAGATGACTAAGGCCGCGAAGGCCCACTTCGGCGTCGCGGCTCCGGAAACGCCAAGGGCGGTCGACGCGGCCCACGCAACATTGATCTGGTCCGGACCGGATCAGTTCCTCGTGCTGTCGAAAGGCGGGAAGCACACGATGGAGATGCTTGCCCCGGTCTTTGCCGGATCGGCCTCCCTTTCCGACCAATCGCACGCGCGGGCACTGATCAGCATTTCAGGCGAGAAGGCGCGCGCGCTGCTCGCCAAGCTGTCTTCGATTGATTTGCATCCTGCCGCGTTCCCGGTCGGCGCGGCGGCGGCAACGTCGGTGGATCACACCAGCGTCACGCTCTGGCGCGGCAAGGACCGGGACGACGGCCAGGCCGTGTTCAACCTGCTGATCTTCGCAACCTTTGCCGAGAGCCTCTGGCACACCATGCTTGATGCGGCCGCTGAATACGGCGTCGCGATCGCCCATTCCGAAGACCTCGGCTGA
- a CDS encoding efflux RND transporter periplasmic adaptor subunit: MSLSNSILRKLPAAGLPVVGIIVAALGLAGCTQEKAAVVQEVVRPVKVVEIGKAETTRQLDYSGSVRARTEMNLGFRIAGKVTERLVDIGQHVNEGDVLARVDSSDYELSVKSAQASLDAAERQVETVDLAKKRAEQLYAKNFAPKSQLDQAALTYDQAVATRDAARSTLAQAQNQVHYTDLKASKAGIVTAISADIGQVVGAGTPVMTVAVDGEKEVLIAVPEMDIAGFRPGKEVKAGFWSDDALTLDGKVREVAGSADPQSRTFAVRVSLPNDPRVLLGMTANVEATVGSKAELVSIPLTAMAEKDGKQIVWTVDRASDTVHPRPIKVANFTADGVAVADGLKQGDVVVAAGTQFMTENLKVKLSGDVAQQSASAEEDVATSSLR, encoded by the coding sequence GTGTCTTTGTCCAATTCCATCCTCCGCAAGCTGCCTGCCGCTGGCCTCCCAGTCGTCGGCATCATCGTCGCGGCACTTGGGCTTGCCGGCTGCACCCAGGAGAAGGCGGCGGTCGTCCAGGAAGTCGTCCGTCCGGTGAAGGTCGTCGAGATCGGTAAGGCCGAGACCACACGTCAGCTCGATTATTCCGGTTCGGTGCGCGCCCGCACCGAAATGAATCTCGGCTTCCGCATCGCCGGCAAGGTCACCGAGCGTCTGGTCGACATCGGCCAGCATGTGAACGAGGGCGACGTGCTTGCCCGCGTCGACTCGTCCGACTACGAGCTGTCGGTGAAGAGCGCCCAGGCGAGCCTCGATGCCGCCGAGCGCCAGGTCGAGACCGTCGATCTTGCCAAGAAGCGCGCCGAGCAGCTTTACGCCAAGAACTTCGCGCCGAAGTCGCAGCTCGATCAGGCGGCGCTGACCTACGATCAGGCGGTGGCAACGCGCGATGCCGCCCGTTCGACCCTGGCCCAGGCGCAGAACCAGGTCCACTACACCGATCTCAAGGCCAGCAAGGCTGGCATCGTCACCGCCATCTCGGCCGACATCGGCCAGGTGGTCGGCGCCGGCACGCCGGTGATGACGGTTGCCGTCGATGGCGAGAAGGAAGTGCTGATCGCGGTGCCCGAAATGGACATCGCCGGCTTCCGCCCGGGCAAGGAGGTCAAGGCGGGCTTCTGGTCGGACGATGCGCTCACGCTCGACGGCAAGGTCCGCGAGGTTGCCGGCAGCGCCGATCCGCAGTCGCGCACCTTCGCGGTCAGGGTTTCGCTCCCCAACGATCCGCGCGTGTTGCTCGGCATGACCGCGAACGTCGAGGCGACCGTCGGCAGCAAGGCTGAGCTGGTGTCGATCCCGCTGACCGCGATGGCCGAGAAGGACGGCAAGCAGATCGTCTGGACGGTCGACCGCGCGAGCGACACGGTCCATCCGCGCCCGATCAAGGTCGCCAACTTCACCGCTGACGGTGTCGCCGTGGCCGATGGCCTGAAGCAGGGCGACGTGGTGGTAGCCGCCGGCACGCAATTCATGACCGAGAACCTGAAGGTCAAGCTTTCCGGCGACGTCGCCCAGCAGTCCGCTTCGGCTGAGGAAGACGTCGCCACCAGTAGCCTGCGCTAG
- a CDS encoding sarcosine oxidase subunit alpha, whose protein sequence is MISSQSNRLPSGGLIDRSDALSFRFDGKTLFGFKGDTLASALVANGIKLVGRSFKYHRPRGILTAGSEEPNALVELRSGARREPNTKATTAELYDGLEAASQNRWPSLRFDVMSVNQLFAPIFVAGFYYKTFMWPAKFWEAIYEPAIRRAAGLGRAAGVSDPDHYDKAWAHCDVVIAGSGPAGLAAALAAGRSGARVILCEEDFVLGGRLLADGGTIDGLPASEWIARTLSELAAMPDVRIMARTTLFGVYDGGTYGAVERVNDHLPVPPEHQVRQRLWRIVAKRCVVAAGAIERPIVFAGNDTPGVMMASAMRSYIARYAATPARRIALFTNNEDGWRTVETAIAAGLQVAAVIDARPEISPAHRSLASKGGFPVLHGSVSAVDGGKDGVRKMSISLTGGARAEVEADGLAISGGWNPAVGLTSYHRGRPKWRDDIAAFVPDGAPPGMAAAGAANGAFGLGTCLREGFETGAAAARDAGRSGNVGSMPVADDEAFSLTPLWHVAGKGKAFVDQQHDVTASDVELAQREGFESVEHLKRYTTLGMATDQGKTSNVTGLAIMAAVSGKSIPETGTTIYRPPYAPVAIGAFAGHHRDENFHATRLTPSHHWAAEQGAVFVDTGLWKRAQWYPRAGEKDWLESVTREVKAVRGGVGFCDVSTLGKIDVHGADAGIFLDRVYINAFSSLAVGKARYGLMLREDGIVYDDGTTSRLAEDHYFLTTTTAKAGLVMQHLEFCRQVLFPELDVQLTSVSDQWAQFSIAGPSARELLKQIVDESEDLSNEGFPFMGAREVALRGGIKARLFRISFSGEMAFEISVPARYGEALARNLMIAGKPFGVTPYGTEALGVMRIEKGHVAGPELNGTTTAADLGLGKMMSTKKDFVGRVMAGREALVAPDRQVVVGIKPTDKARRLRSGAHIIPKGETPGPDNDQGYVTSVCFSPMLDQWIGLGLVERGRERIGEIVRAHDPLRGEDYDVELCNSVFYDPDGGRQRG, encoded by the coding sequence GTGATTTCCAGCCAATCCAATCGCCTCCCGTCCGGCGGCCTCATCGATCGCTCGGACGCGCTCAGCTTCCGCTTCGACGGCAAGACTCTCTTCGGCTTCAAGGGCGATACGCTGGCTTCCGCGCTGGTCGCCAACGGCATCAAGCTGGTCGGCCGCTCGTTCAAATATCACCGCCCGCGCGGCATCCTGACCGCAGGTTCGGAAGAGCCCAACGCGCTGGTCGAGCTGCGCAGCGGCGCCAGGCGTGAGCCGAACACCAAGGCGACGACGGCAGAGCTTTATGATGGCCTGGAAGCCGCCAGCCAGAACCGCTGGCCGTCGCTCCGTTTCGACGTCATGTCGGTCAACCAGCTCTTCGCGCCGATCTTCGTCGCCGGCTTCTACTACAAGACCTTCATGTGGCCGGCAAAATTCTGGGAAGCGATCTACGAGCCGGCGATCCGGCGCGCCGCCGGCCTCGGCCGTGCCGCCGGCGTTTCCGATCCGGATCACTATGACAAGGCCTGGGCGCATTGCGACGTGGTGATCGCCGGCTCGGGTCCGGCGGGCCTGGCGGCGGCTCTCGCTGCCGGTCGCAGCGGCGCGCGCGTCATCCTGTGCGAGGAAGATTTTGTCCTCGGCGGCCGCCTGCTGGCCGATGGTGGCACGATCGATGGATTGCCGGCCTCGGAGTGGATTGCGCGCACGCTGAGCGAGCTCGCGGCGATGCCGGATGTCCGCATAATGGCGCGCACCACGCTGTTCGGCGTCTATGACGGCGGCACCTATGGCGCGGTCGAACGCGTCAACGACCATCTGCCGGTGCCGCCCGAGCATCAGGTGCGTCAGCGGCTGTGGCGCATCGTCGCCAAGCGCTGCGTGGTCGCTGCCGGCGCGATCGAACGTCCCATCGTCTTTGCCGGCAACGACACGCCGGGCGTGATGATGGCGTCCGCCATGCGCAGCTACATCGCCCGCTACGCGGCGACGCCGGCGCGGCGCATCGCGCTCTTCACCAACAATGAGGATGGCTGGCGCACGGTGGAGACGGCGATCGCCGCCGGACTGCAGGTCGCCGCCGTGATCGATGCGCGGCCCGAGATCTCGCCGGCGCATCGCTCGCTTGCCTCCAAGGGCGGCTTCCCAGTGCTGCACGGCTCCGTCTCCGCCGTCGACGGCGGCAAGGACGGCGTGCGCAAGATGTCCATTTCGCTGACCGGCGGCGCGCGCGCCGAAGTCGAAGCCGACGGGCTCGCGATTTCCGGCGGCTGGAACCCGGCCGTCGGCCTCACCTCCTACCATCGCGGCCGGCCGAAATGGCGCGACGACATCGCCGCCTTCGTGCCGGACGGCGCGCCGCCCGGCATGGCCGCGGCAGGCGCCGCCAACGGCGCCTTCGGCCTGGGCACCTGCCTGCGCGAGGGTTTTGAGACCGGCGCCGCCGCAGCGCGCGATGCCGGACGAAGCGGCAATGTCGGGTCCATGCCCGTCGCCGACGACGAGGCCTTTTCGCTGACGCCGCTTTGGCATGTCGCCGGCAAGGGCAAGGCCTTTGTCGACCAACAGCACGACGTCACCGCGTCCGACGTCGAGCTGGCCCAGCGCGAAGGCTTTGAATCGGTCGAGCATCTGAAGCGTTACACCACGCTCGGCATGGCGACCGACCAGGGCAAGACATCCAACGTCACCGGCCTCGCCATCATGGCGGCGGTAAGCGGCAAATCCATTCCCGAGACCGGCACGACGATCTACCGGCCGCCTTACGCGCCGGTCGCCATAGGCGCATTCGCCGGCCACCATCGCGACGAGAATTTCCATGCGACGCGGCTGACACCCTCGCACCACTGGGCCGCTGAACAGGGCGCCGTGTTCGTCGACACCGGCCTTTGGAAGCGCGCGCAGTGGTATCCGCGCGCCGGCGAGAAGGACTGGCTGGAATCGGTGACCCGCGAGGTCAAGGCGGTGCGCGGCGGCGTCGGCTTCTGCGATGTCTCGACGCTCGGCAAGATCGACGTGCATGGCGCCGACGCGGGCATCTTCCTGGACCGCGTCTACATCAACGCCTTCTCCAGTCTCGCTGTCGGCAAGGCGCGCTACGGGCTGATGCTGCGCGAGGACGGCATCGTCTATGACGACGGCACCACCTCGCGGCTGGCCGAGGACCATTATTTCCTCACCACCACCACCGCCAAGGCGGGGCTGGTGATGCAGCACCTCGAATTCTGCCGCCAGGTGCTGTTCCCCGAACTCGACGTGCAGCTAACTTCCGTTTCGGATCAGTGGGCGCAGTTCTCCATCGCCGGGCCGAGCGCGCGGGAGTTGCTGAAACAGATCGTTGATGAGTCCGAGGACCTGTCGAACGAAGGTTTTCCGTTCATGGGCGCCCGCGAAGTGGCGTTGCGCGGCGGCATCAAGGCGCGGCTGTTCCGCATCTCCTTCTCCGGCGAGATGGCGTTCGAGATATCGGTGCCGGCGCGCTACGGCGAGGCGCTGGCGCGCAACCTGATGATCGCCGGCAAGCCTTTCGGCGTGACACCCTACGGCACCGAGGCGCTGGGCGTGATGCGCATCGAAAAGGGGCATGTCGCAGGGCCGGAGCTCAACGGCACCACCACGGCCGCCGACCTCGGCCTCGGCAAGATGATGTCGACCAAGAAGGATTTTGTCGGCCGCGTCATGGCCGGCCGCGAGGCGCTGGTCGCGCCGGACCGGCAGGTGGTCGTCGGCATCAAGCCGACCGACAAGGCGCGCCGCCTGCGCTCCGGCGCGCATATCATTCCGAAGGGCGAGACCCCCGGACCCGACAACGATCAGGGCTATGTCACCTCGGTCTGCTTCTCGCCAATGCTTGATCAATGGATCGGGCTCGGGCTCGTCGAGCGCGGCCGCGAGCGCATCGGCGAGATCGTGCGCGCGCACGATCCGCTGCGCGGCGAGGACTACGATGTCGAGCTCTGCAATTCCGTCTTCTACGATCCGGATGGGGGGCGCCAGCGTGGCTGA
- a CDS encoding efflux RND transporter permease subunit, which produces MTTDSSTEKRPFNLSRWAIGHPSIARFLFGLIILAGALGLMRMGQKEDPDFTFRVMVVQAVWPGASIQDMEDQVVNKIERKLQETPHLDFVRSYTRAGSAIITLQVKGDTNAEEVKDAFYQVRKKVGDIANELPQGLLGPYFNDEFGDTFITLHSISGDGFTYPELKKFAIQARDMLLTTPGVEKAVIIGDQPEKIYIDVSSKALAERGLTIIDLQNAVKGQNAVDPAGSVDTGLRSVRISVEGDVTRAADIRELRLRAGNQVTRLGDIATVTSGLEDPYQRKYRFNAHDSVQVGVVMAKGFNVRDVGKDVEATYKRFEEGLPYGVAVDQISDQPEVVKDAVNEFMEALGEALLIVLVVSFLSIGWRSGLVIAIAIPLVLAATFAIMYEIGIDLQRISLGALIIALGLLVDDAMIVVEMMERKLEEGLVKIEAASFAYTSTAFPMLTGTLITTAGFIPVGFAASTAGEYVRTLFYVVGIALVVSWFVAVYFTPWLGYMILKQRKHAGTHHDVFDTRFYRRLRSTVTWAVRHRIIVLVMTLVTFGTSLWAFQFIPQNFFPQSSRPEILVDLWLPEGTSIKEVENQAKALEARMMDDPDKRFIATYIGEGAPRFFLPLDQQLRNPNFAQLLVMAKDEPARERLIVKLRGILAKDFPSIRGKVDRLFLGPPTGWPVQMRIMGPDRQEVRRIADEVKARFQANPLLGAVHDDWLEPVPAMKLVIDQDRARALGVTSQRIRQMLQATMSGAPLDDFRDGEETVSIVAREPEATRKLLSSVDSVYIPTDFGGSVPLSQVAKVVPVMEQGIEWRRDRLPTITVRGTLPDGVQSNDVVTKMYNDMKDLRAGLAPGYKIEIQGGAEDSAESQASIAAKAPIMLAIIVILLMVQLQHFGKSMLVLATGPLGIIGAAAALLISGAPFGFVAILGVIALLGIIMRNSIILVDQIDQDIAAGMERSEAIVGAAVRRFRPIMLTALTAVLALIPISRAVFWGPLAYAMMGGILVATVLTILVLPAGYALFFGREPKKAKTDEQAPEPEQIEGIERPQLALAAE; this is translated from the coding sequence ATGACCACCGACAGCAGCACCGAAAAGCGGCCCTTCAACCTCTCGCGCTGGGCGATCGGACATCCGAGTATCGCCCGCTTCCTGTTCGGCCTGATCATCCTGGCCGGCGCGCTCGGCCTGATGCGCATGGGCCAGAAGGAAGACCCCGACTTCACCTTCCGCGTCATGGTGGTGCAGGCGGTCTGGCCCGGCGCCTCGATCCAGGACATGGAGGACCAGGTCGTCAACAAGATCGAGCGCAAGCTGCAGGAAACGCCGCATCTCGATTTCGTGCGCTCCTACACCCGCGCCGGCAGCGCCATCATCACCTTGCAGGTCAAGGGCGACACCAATGCGGAGGAGGTGAAGGACGCCTTCTACCAGGTGCGCAAGAAGGTCGGCGACATTGCCAACGAACTGCCGCAGGGCCTGCTCGGGCCGTACTTCAACGACGAGTTCGGCGACACCTTCATCACGCTGCATTCGATCAGCGGCGACGGCTTCACCTATCCGGAGCTGAAGAAGTTCGCCATCCAGGCGCGCGACATGCTCTTGACGACGCCGGGCGTCGAGAAGGCAGTCATCATCGGCGACCAGCCGGAGAAGATCTACATCGACGTCTCGTCCAAGGCGCTCGCCGAGCGCGGCCTGACCATTATCGATCTGCAGAACGCCGTGAAAGGCCAGAACGCCGTCGATCCGGCGGGCTCGGTCGATACCGGTCTGCGCTCCGTGCGCATCTCGGTCGAGGGCGACGTCACCAGGGCCGCCGACATCCGTGAGCTGAGACTCCGCGCCGGCAACCAGGTGACGCGTCTCGGCGATATCGCCACGGTCACCTCCGGCCTCGAGGATCCCTACCAGCGCAAATACCGCTTCAACGCCCACGACAGCGTCCAGGTCGGCGTCGTCATGGCCAAGGGCTTCAACGTCAGGGACGTGGGCAAGGATGTCGAGGCAACCTACAAGCGCTTCGAGGAAGGCCTGCCCTACGGCGTTGCGGTCGACCAGATCTCCGACCAGCCCGAGGTGGTCAAGGATGCCGTCAACGAGTTCATGGAGGCGCTCGGTGAAGCGCTGCTCATCGTTCTCGTGGTCTCGTTCTTGTCGATCGGCTGGCGCTCCGGCCTGGTGATCGCGATCGCCATCCCGCTGGTTTTAGCCGCCACCTTCGCCATCATGTACGAGATCGGCATCGACCTGCAGCGCATCTCGCTCGGCGCGCTGATCATCGCGCTTGGCCTATTGGTCGATGACGCCATGATCGTCGTCGAGATGATGGAGCGAAAGCTCGAGGAGGGGCTGGTCAAGATCGAGGCGGCAAGCTTCGCCTATACCTCGACCGCCTTCCCGATGCTCACCGGCACGCTGATCACCACCGCCGGCTTCATCCCGGTCGGCTTTGCCGCCTCCACCGCCGGCGAATATGTGCGCACGCTGTTTTACGTCGTCGGCATCGCGCTGGTCGTGTCTTGGTTCGTCGCGGTCTATTTCACGCCGTGGCTGGGCTATATGATCCTGAAGCAACGCAAGCACGCCGGCACCCATCATGATGTCTTCGACACGCGCTTCTATCGGCGCCTGCGCTCGACGGTCACCTGGGCCGTGCGCCATCGCATCATCGTCCTGGTGATGACGCTGGTCACCTTCGGTACCAGTCTCTGGGCCTTCCAGTTCATTCCGCAGAACTTCTTCCCGCAGTCCTCGCGTCCGGAGATCCTGGTCGATCTCTGGCTGCCGGAAGGCACCTCGATCAAGGAGGTCGAGAACCAGGCCAAGGCGCTGGAAGCCAGGATGATGGACGATCCTGACAAGCGCTTCATCGCCACTTATATCGGCGAGGGCGCGCCGCGCTTCTTCCTGCCGCTCGACCAGCAGCTCAGGAACCCGAACTTCGCCCAGCTCCTGGTGATGGCCAAGGACGAGCCGGCGCGCGAGCGGCTGATCGTCAAGCTGCGCGGCATCCTTGCCAAGGACTTCCCCTCGATCCGCGGCAAGGTCGACCGGCTGTTCCTCGGTCCGCCGACCGGCTGGCCGGTGCAGATGCGCATCATGGGTCCGGACCGCCAGGAGGTGCGTCGCATCGCCGACGAGGTGAAGGCGAGGTTCCAGGCGAACCCGCTGCTCGGCGCGGTGCATGACGACTGGCTGGAGCCGGTGCCGGCGATGAAGCTGGTGATCGACCAGGATCGCGCCCGTGCGCTCGGCGTCACCTCGCAGCGCATCCGCCAGATGCTGCAGGCCACCATGTCCGGCGCGCCGCTCGATGATTTCCGCGACGGCGAGGAGACGGTCTCGATCGTTGCCCGCGAGCCGGAGGCGACCCGCAAGCTGCTGTCCTCGGTCGACTCGGTCTACATCCCGACCGACTTCGGCGGCTCGGTGCCGCTGTCGCAGGTGGCCAAGGTCGTGCCCGTCATGGAGCAGGGCATCGAGTGGCGGCGCGACCGCCTGCCGACGATCACCGTGCGCGGCACGCTGCCGGACGGCGTGCAGTCGAACGACGTCGTCACCAAGATGTACAACGACATGAAGGATCTGCGCGCCGGCCTCGCGCCCGGTTACAAGATCGAGATCCAGGGCGGCGCGGAGGACTCGGCTGAAAGCCAGGCCTCGATCGCGGCCAAGGCGCCGATCATGCTCGCCATCATCGTCATATTGCTGATGGTCCAGCTCCAGCATTTCGGCAAGTCTATGCTGGTGCTGGCCACCGGTCCGCTGGGCATCATCGGCGCCGCCGCGGCGCTTCTGATCAGCGGCGCGCCGTTCGGCTTCGTCGCCATCCTCGGCGTCATCGCGCTGCTCGGCATCATCATGCGAAACTCGATCATCCTGGTCGATCAGATCGATCAGGACATCGCGGCCGGCATGGAGCGATCGGAAGCGATCGTCGGCGCCGCCGTGCGCCGCTTCCGGCCGATCATGCTGACGGCGCTGACTGCCGTGCTGGCGCTGATCCCGATCTCGCGCGCCGTCTTCTGGGGACCGCTCGCCTACGCCATGATGGGCGGCATCCTGGTCGCGACCGTGCTGACCATCCTAGTGCTGCCGGCCGGCTACGCCCTGTTCTTCGGCCGCGAGCCAAAGAAGGCCAAGACCGACGAGCAGGCCCCCGAGCCGGAACAGATCGAAGGCATCGAAAGACCGCAACTGGCGCTCGCTGCGGAATAG